Within the Corynebacterium tuberculostearicum genome, the region AACCTGCGATAGCGCCACTGAGGTTACCCTCGTTTAGTGGACACCCTATTTGTGCGGATCTTGTGTCCGTAGGAGAGGATGTTCATTGTGAGTCAACAGCGCAAGAAGTACACGCCGGAGTACCGGCGTGAAGCCGCGAACTTGGTAATCGAGTCAGAGCGCCCGATCGCTCATGTGGCTAAGGAGATTGGCGTCTCCGCCGGGCTTTTAGGCCGGTGGGTCAAACTCGAGCGTGAACGCCGAGGGGCCTCGGATGGGATGAGTGAGGCGGATCTTCGTGCTGAGAATGCTCGTCTGCGCCGTGAGTTGGCGGAAGCCAAGATGGATAATGAGTTTTTGTCAAAAGCGACAGCCTTCTTCGCCGCGAAGCAACGCGAGCAGAAAAGTTCGAATTGATGCAGCAGGAGAAGGCAAACTACAGCATCAAACGCATGGCACGGCTATTAAAAGTGTCTCGGTCTGGATACTACAAATGGGCTGATACGCAGCAGAAACGACTATCCGGAAAAGATAATCGTGCAACATTTTACGATGACGTTGACCGCAAGATTCATCAGATCTGGAAAGACTCCGATGAGGTTTATGGTGCTCCCCGGATCACCGCAGAACTTACCGAGCGTTACCGGATCACCCTGAATCGCAAGACTGTGGCTAAGCGGATGCGCCTGATGGGAATTGAAGGGATTTCACCGCGTGCCTTTGTCCCGGTGACAACGATTCAAGCTAAGCGTCAGTCGAGTCTTCCTGACCTGGTCAAGCGCGTGTTTGATACTGGTGATCTCAACCGAGTGTGGATGTCGGATATTACCTACCTACGCACCAGCGAGGGATGGTTGTACTTGTGTGCGGTCCGCGACGGCCATTCCCGCAGGGTGCTGGGCTGGGCGATGGATAGCGTTCAAGATACATGCCTGGTCGAACGGGCCCTGCGGATGGCATATACACTGCGCGGTGACGTTCCTGATGGGCTGGTGTTCCACGCTGACCGCGGAACGCAATTTACCAGCGAGAAGCTCTGGGAAGTCTGCCATAACCTGGGCATTGCTCAGTCTGTGGGGCGTACTGGTGTGTGCTTTGATAACGCGATGGCTGAGTCGTTCTGGTCGACGCTTAAAACCGAGTTCTACGACCGTAAGCGTTGGCCTACCCGCGATGCTGCGCGCAAGGCCGTTGCCTACTGGATGGAAGTCGTTTACAACCGTCGGCGCCGGCACTCTGCACTAGGAATGGTCAGTCCCGTCGACTTCGAAAGAGAGTGTCTGATGGTTTGTGTGTGGGTTCCCAACCTGCATGAGGAGATGGACCAGAATGACTACTGTGGCACGACGAGATCCGGCCGATAAGGCCAAGATTGATGCGATTGAAAAGAAGCTGCTTGCTAACCCTGAAATCGCGAAACTGATTGACGACCTAGGCACGTCCACAACGGATGCCAATGACCTGGTTCGCGGCATGCTGCAAGCCTCGATTACTAGGGGTTTGAATGCCGAGATGGATGCCCACCTCGGCTACGAGTCTGGTGATAGGAGCGGCAAAGCTGCAGCTGGGACAGACAATCACCGCAACGGGTCGTACACAAAGACCGTGGATTCTAACTACGGGCCGGTCACCGTGGATATCCCCAGAGACAGGACTGGGACGTTTATCCCAACTATGGTCCCTAAAGGCTCGAGACGTTTAACTGATGTCGATGACATGATTGTCAGCTTGTACGCCGGTGGGATGACAATCAGGGATATCCAGCACCACATGGCAACGGCGATGCGGGTTGATATCTCCCATGAGACGATTTCAGCGGTTACTGACGCCGTCTTGGATGAGGTTATGGTCTGGCAAAACCGCCAGCTAGATGAGTTCTACCCGGTCATTTTCCTGGACGCGCTGCGCATTAAAGTCCGCGATGGCGGCCGGGTAGTCAACAAGAGTGCGTACATGGCAATCGGTGTGGACCTTGACGGCATCAAACACATTTTAGGATTGTGGATTGCCAAAGAAGAAGGCGCTTCATTTTGGGCGCAGGTATGCGCCAATCTTTCTAACCGTGGTGTCAAAGACGTCTTTATCGTCTGCTGTGACGGGCTGAAAGGCCTACCAGAAGCAGTCGAGGCAACCTGGCCGAACTCTATGGTGCAAACCTGTATCGTGCACCTGATACGTGCCGCGAACCGGTGGGTAGCCTACGGGGATCGCCGGGCTGTATCAGCCGCGTTGAAGAAGGTCTACACCGCCACAGACGAGTCCACAGCTAGGGCTGCTTTAGCCGAATTCGAGGCTTCCGAGCTGGGTGAGAAGTATCCCCGCTCAGTCAAGGTCTGGCAGGACGCGTGGGCGCGGTTTGTCCCGTTTCTGCAGTTCCCACCAGCAGCTAGGAAGGTGATCTATACGACGAACTCCATTGAATCTTTTAACAATGAGCTGCGTAAAGCTACTCGCAACAGGGTGCAGTTCACCAACGATGAATCAGCCCTAAAGACGCTGTGGTTGATGATCTGCAATATTGAAGACAAGCGAGCCGCCAAGAGAGCAAAGCAAGGTAAACGAGTCTCAAGAACAGCCGGCAGACTCATGGAAGGAGCCCGAGTATCCGGCTGGAAACAAGCCATCAACCAAATGGCCGTGGCCTACCCCGACCGCTTCGACAAATACCTATAAACCCAGCCCCACACACAAACAACTTGACACGCTCCTTCGAAAACCACATTGGTCTAACCACCAGTAGAAAAGAAATAGCTGCCTAAACACTAGGTAGCCCCACTACGTGTCCACGAATTGCGGTCAACCCCACCACCGCCACCATCATCGTCCGCCACATCGACGCCTACACCAACCAGGCCACCACCACCGCCGCACAAGCACTCATCGACCTCATACTCGAAGACACCCACACCAGCGTTGCCATCAACACGTTTACCACCAACGAAAAAGCCAACCTCGTCTTTCACCCCGGTGCCGGATGGATAAACCTCAACCACGCCCCCACAGACAACACCTTCATCCGCCGACTCAACGCCGACGAGGCGGACTCCTATACCCCCAGCACCGACATCCGCGCCTACACCCAAGGCAGAGACGCCACCTGCCGCTGGCCCGGCTGCACCGTCCCCGCCACCCGCTGCCAACTCGACCACCGCATCGAATACCACTTTGGCGGGCCTACCAGCCCAGATAATTTAGTAAACCTCTGCCAACACCACCACAACATCAAAACCGACCGCAGAGTCCATTACATCCTCGACCCCATTACCGGAACCATCGCCTGGCTCCACCGCGATGGCACCTACCAACTAGACCACCCCACGGGACCATTAGCCACACACCACACCCACTGGAACCACACCTGGGCCCAATACCTCACACACCAACAACAACGAACACAGCGAAAGGAGGGCTAGGGAGTAGGCCGGAGCCCGCAGTGTGTGACCCACGAGAACGGTGGTGCCGGGCTCTCGTATGCCGTTTTCCTCCTCAGGGATGATGTCGGCCGGGGGCCACGGTCGCTAGACTTAAATAGGTAATTTCCCATTTACAAGGAGAATTTGTCTCATGACTAATGCTGCGGCTCGCGCCGTTGACTTGTTTAAGCAATACGGAAGCGATGACACAGCTGTCGTCGCTCTTGATCATGTATCCATTGAATTCGGCAAGAACGAATTCACGGCGATCATGGGCCCATCGGGTTCCGGTAAGTCGACGCTGATGCACACCATGGCTGGTCTCGATTCAGCGACCTCCGGATCAGCATTTATCGGTGATACCGATATGTCGGCGCTCAATGACAAAAACATTACGGCCTTGCGTCGTGACCGGCTGGGCTTTATTTTCCAGTCCTTTAACCTTGTGCCCACGCTGACTGCGGCGGAAAACATTACGCTGCCTACGGATATTGCGGGTAAGGGCGTCGATAAGCAGTGGTTTGAGGAGGTCACTAGCCGCCTCGGCCTAGCAGAGCGCCTGGAACACCGCCCAGCTGAATTGTCTGGCGGACAGCAGCAGCGCGTGGCCTGTGCTCGTGCATTGGTTTCTCGGCCGGAAATCATCTTCGGCGATGAGCCAACGGGCAACCTGGATTCGAATTCCTCGGCCGAGGTGCTCGACATTTTGCGAACCGCGGTGGATAAGGACGACCAAACAGTGGTCATCGTGACACACGATGCCAAGGCCGCCTCGTATGCGGACCGGGTGGTTTTCCTTGCTGACGGCAAGCTTGTGAATGAGTTGCACAATCCGACGATGGAGGCCATTCACCAGGTAATGGCGGAGATTGAGGGCTAAATGGCACGCGGAAACGCAATGCGTAGAGTGTCTCTGCGCAATATCGTGGCGCATAAACTGCGCCTTGGGCTGACGATTCTCGCGGTGGTTTTGGGCACCGCGTTTATTGCCGGCTCGTTTATGTTTACCAATTCGCTGAAGTCTACGTTTGACTCCGCCGTGGATAATCAGTTCCGCGGTGTGGATGCAGTGGTGAGCCAAAAAGACGACAATGGCGCGAAACTGGATGACAAGCTGCGCCAGAAGTTGGCCGACGATAAGGATGTCAAGAACATCAATATCGCGGATTCGGAGACCGTTGTCGCGGCCGATGAGAACTCGGAGGCCTTTCAAACCCAGGGCGGCACGGCCAGTGTTGTTCCGTTCTACCCGGAAGACCAGGTCGTTGGTGGCGCCGATAAGTTGAAGGAGGGCGAGGAGCCTAGCGGTAAGGACGAGGTCCTCATCAACTCTTCCGCGGCCGACAAGTACGACATTTCCGTGGGCCAGAAGCTGACTGTGGTTCACCCCGATGAGCAGGATGAAGTCACCGTCTCTGGCATCTCGGAGCCCGCGGTAGACCAGGGCGAGAGCATCGTGCTGAGCATGGCTGAAAAGGATTACCTGGAGCGCTACGGCGAGCCGAGCCAGCTCAAGGTTTCTGCAGCCGATGGAGTGGATGCGAATGCCTTGGTGGACCACCTGAACGAGAAGTATGAAGTCAAGGCGGAGTCGGGTGAGCGCCTGGCTGAGGAGACCTCGGAGATGATGTCTTCTGCCTTGAAGTTCATCAATTACTTCCTCATCGCCTTCGGCCTGATTGCGCTGCTGGTAGGCACCTTCATCATTGCGAATACTTTCTCGATGATTGTCGCGCAGCGAACGAAGGAGTTCGCTCTCTTGCGTGCGCTGGGTGCTTCCCGTCGCCAGATTACAAACTCGGTGGTGGTGGAGTCCGCCATTGTTGGCGTTCTGGGCTCCATTGTTGGCGTGATTGCGGGTATGGGTTTGGTCGCAATCATTAAGGCAGTCATGAGCGCGCAGGGAATGTCACTCGATGGCGGCTTGGGCCTGAGCGTTTCGGCCATCGTAGTTCCAATTATTTTGGGCACCATCGTGACGGTTGTATCCGCGTGGGCGCCGGCACGGCGCGCGGGCCGCGTACAGCCGGTGGAGGCAATGCGCACTACCGAATCTGCTTCCGGAACTTCCCTGAAGGTACGCACGATTTTCGGTGCCACTATCTTGCTGGTGGGTATTGTTGCGGCGTTGGCAGGCGTGCTTTCCGACGGCGAAACCAGCGTCCGCGCCATCCTCGTCGGCGTTGGCGCGTTCGGCGTCATCGTCGGATTCTTCCTGGCCGGCCCTGCTTTGTCGCTGCCTCTGGTGCCGACGGTGGGCAAGGCAATCGGTGCACCGTTTGGCGCTATTGGTTCACTGGCGGCGACTAACTCGCGACGCAATCCGCGCCGCACCGCCGCCACTGCCTTCGCGCTAACTTTGGGCGTGGCTCTGGTGACGGCCATCGGCATGCTTGGTGCAACGATGAAGTCTTCTGTGGCCGATACCGTGGAGCAGAACATCACTTCTGATTACCTGCTTTCCGGTCCTAGCTCCGGTGAATTCCCGACGCCGAAGGATACGGGTAAGCGCGCGGCGGAGGCCGAGGGCGTCGATAAGGTGATTACCGTCGGTATGGCTCCGGTGACCGTCGATGGTCAGGCATCGATGGATTATGGTCCAGAATTCCAGCAAACGACGACTGCGGATGGAGATCCGTCGTCGATGATTGCGCTCGACATGGTCGAGGGCGATGCCAACTTGGAGAAGGGCTTCATTGCTACCGAAGATTTTGCCAAGGAACACGGCTGGAAGGTAGGAGAGACCTACAAGGTTACTTCTGCGGAAAAGGACAAGAAGGCCGAGGCCAAGCTGGTCGGTACCTTTAAGCCCACCGATGTGGTCCAGAATATGGTGCTTTCGCAGGATGTGGCGGAAAAGGTCGCACCAAAGAAGTCCTTTACCGTCCAAATGGTGGGCGTCTTGGGCCAGGAAGGCTATGACAAGGAAGAGCTGCGCCATAACCTAGAGGACTCGGTCAAGGATTTGGTCGTGGTTCAGGTTAATTCTGGCGAGGAGTATGCGGGCCAGGCGGCTGGCTTTATCGACCAGATGCTCTCCATTCTGTATGGCCTACTTGCCCTAGCGGTGATTATTGCCGTGCTGGGTATTGTCAATACTTTGACCCTGGGTGTTATTGAGCGACGCCAGGAGATTGGTATGTTGCGTGCCGTGGGTACGCAGCGCCGCCAGATCCGTACGATGATCACTCTTGAATCGGTGCAGATTGCGCTCTTCGGCGCGGTGATGGGCATCCTTATCGGCCTCGGCTTGGGCTGGTCCTTCATCGAGATCCTCGGTGATGAGGGATTGGACTCCGCGCAGATTCCGTGGGCGATGGTGCTCATTATGCTCGTAGGCTCGGCTATCGTCGGCATTATCGCGGCCGTCTGGCCGTCGAACCGTGCGGCAAAGACGCCGCCATTGGAGGCAATCGCAGACTAGGTATACAGCTAATGGTCTCATTCTTCGCGCGGAGAATGAGACCATTTTGCTTATATGCCGTGATAAATGCGGGCCGCCCAGATGGTGCCGCGCCAGGCTAGAACGATGCCGAGTCCGATGGTCCAGAAGAGGTATTTGCACAGTCGCCAC harbors:
- a CDS encoding IS3 family transposase (programmed frameshift) produces the protein MFIVSQQRKKYTPEYRREAANLVIESERPIAHVAKEIGVSAGLLGRWVKLERERRGASDGMSEADLRAENARLRRELAEAKMDNEFLFKSDSLLRREATRAEKFELMQQEKANYSIKRMARLLKVSRSGYYKWADTQQKRLSGKDNRATFYDDVDRKIHQIWKDSDEVYGAPRITAELTERYRITLNRKTVAKRMRLMGIEGISPRAFVPVTTIQAKRQSSLPDLVKRVFDTGDLNRVWMSDITYLRTSEGWLYLCAVRDGHSRRVLGWAMDSVQDTCLVERALRMAYTLRGDVPDGLVFHADRGTQFTSEKLWEVCHNLGIAQSVGRTGVCFDNAMAESFWSTLKTEFYDRKRWPTRDAARKAVAYWMEVVYNRRRRHSALGMVSPVDFERECLMVCVWVPNLHEEMDQNDYCGTTRSGR
- a CDS encoding IS256 family transposase gives rise to the protein MTTVARRDPADKAKIDAIEKKLLANPEIAKLIDDLGTSTTDANDLVRGMLQASITRGLNAEMDAHLGYESGDRSGKAAAGTDNHRNGSYTKTVDSNYGPVTVDIPRDRTGTFIPTMVPKGSRRLTDVDDMIVSLYAGGMTIRDIQHHMATAMRVDISHETISAVTDAVLDEVMVWQNRQLDEFYPVIFLDALRIKVRDGGRVVNKSAYMAIGVDLDGIKHILGLWIAKEEGASFWAQVCANLSNRGVKDVFIVCCDGLKGLPEAVEATWPNSMVQTCIVHLIRAANRWVAYGDRRAVSAALKKVYTATDESTARAALAEFEASELGEKYPRSVKVWQDAWARFVPFLQFPPAARKVIYTTNSIESFNNELRKATRNRVQFTNDESALKTLWLMICNIEDKRAAKRAKQGKRVSRTAGRLMEGARVSGWKQAINQMAVAYPDRFDKYL
- a CDS encoding ABC transporter ATP-binding protein, translating into MTNAAARAVDLFKQYGSDDTAVVALDHVSIEFGKNEFTAIMGPSGSGKSTLMHTMAGLDSATSGSAFIGDTDMSALNDKNITALRRDRLGFIFQSFNLVPTLTAAENITLPTDIAGKGVDKQWFEEVTSRLGLAERLEHRPAELSGGQQQRVACARALVSRPEIIFGDEPTGNLDSNSSAEVLDILRTAVDKDDQTVVIVTHDAKAASYADRVVFLADGKLVNELHNPTMEAIHQVMAEIEG
- a CDS encoding ABC transporter permease translates to MARGNAMRRVSLRNIVAHKLRLGLTILAVVLGTAFIAGSFMFTNSLKSTFDSAVDNQFRGVDAVVSQKDDNGAKLDDKLRQKLADDKDVKNINIADSETVVAADENSEAFQTQGGTASVVPFYPEDQVVGGADKLKEGEEPSGKDEVLINSSAADKYDISVGQKLTVVHPDEQDEVTVSGISEPAVDQGESIVLSMAEKDYLERYGEPSQLKVSAADGVDANALVDHLNEKYEVKAESGERLAEETSEMMSSALKFINYFLIAFGLIALLVGTFIIANTFSMIVAQRTKEFALLRALGASRRQITNSVVVESAIVGVLGSIVGVIAGMGLVAIIKAVMSAQGMSLDGGLGLSVSAIVVPIILGTIVTVVSAWAPARRAGRVQPVEAMRTTESASGTSLKVRTIFGATILLVGIVAALAGVLSDGETSVRAILVGVGAFGVIVGFFLAGPALSLPLVPTVGKAIGAPFGAIGSLAATNSRRNPRRTAATAFALTLGVALVTAIGMLGATMKSSVADTVEQNITSDYLLSGPSSGEFPTPKDTGKRAAEAEGVDKVITVGMAPVTVDGQASMDYGPEFQQTTTADGDPSSMIALDMVEGDANLEKGFIATEDFAKEHGWKVGETYKVTSAEKDKKAEAKLVGTFKPTDVVQNMVLSQDVAEKVAPKKSFTVQMVGVLGQEGYDKEELRHNLEDSVKDLVVVQVNSGEEYAGQAAGFIDQMLSILYGLLALAVIIAVLGIVNTLTLGVIERRQEIGMLRAVGTQRRQIRTMITLESVQIALFGAVMGILIGLGLGWSFIEILGDEGLDSAQIPWAMVLIMLVGSAIVGIIAAVWPSNRAAKTPPLEAIAD